A genomic region of Chitinimonas arctica contains the following coding sequences:
- a CDS encoding aminotransferase-like domain-containing protein codes for MPAPTLYSQLANHYLHAIEAGTLRCGDRMPSVRTLMERHTVSLSTALQACRHLESRGVLEARPRSGYFVRPRQQAALAPMKEPGAALPDPAQYVGIHQRVSAIIAKSQQSPVAINLAGACGAPELYPTEALQTAMIRALRGNPGLLGRPGPPTPNGDPGFRAAIAKNALWARVTLSADEIIVTHGCIEALNLALRAVTQPGDVVAVESPTFFGLLQILESLGLRALEIPSSPQTGISLEALELAAQSYNDIKAVVVVPNLQNPLGSVMPDRHKEDLVHWCEAQRIPLIEDDTYSALGDADTPLSALKAWDRTGNVIHCASLHKTLAPGMRLGWISAGKWHARVEMLKYAQSRSNESLPQIAVAEFMASGAYERHLRRLRTSLRRQREQVSAAIASYFPAGTRLSQPPGGLALWVEMPGKRSSESLFHAALQAGIRIAPGLMFSNSKRFDHYLRISCGSLYSRELEQGIRKLAGLVEALPHTD; via the coding sequence ATGCCCGCGCCCACTCTTTATAGCCAGCTCGCCAATCATTATCTCCATGCCATCGAAGCCGGTACGCTGCGCTGCGGCGACCGCATGCCCTCGGTCAGGACACTGATGGAGCGCCATACGGTCAGCCTCTCGACCGCCCTGCAGGCATGCCGCCATCTGGAAAGCCGTGGCGTGCTGGAAGCCCGGCCTCGTTCCGGCTATTTCGTGCGCCCGCGCCAGCAGGCCGCGCTGGCGCCGATGAAGGAGCCCGGTGCCGCCCTGCCCGATCCGGCCCAGTATGTCGGCATCCACCAACGCGTTTCGGCCATCATCGCCAAGAGCCAGCAATCGCCGGTTGCCATCAATCTGGCAGGCGCTTGCGGCGCGCCCGAGCTTTATCCGACCGAGGCCTTGCAGACGGCGATGATCAGGGCCTTGCGCGGCAACCCCGGCCTATTGGGCCGGCCAGGGCCGCCCACCCCGAATGGCGACCCCGGCTTTCGTGCCGCCATTGCCAAGAACGCCTTGTGGGCGCGCGTCACGCTGAGCGCGGATGAGATCATCGTGACCCATGGCTGTATCGAAGCGTTGAATCTGGCGCTACGGGCGGTGACCCAGCCCGGCGATGTGGTGGCGGTCGAGTCGCCGACCTTTTTCGGACTGCTGCAGATCCTGGAGAGCCTGGGCCTGCGCGCGCTGGAAATCCCCAGCAGCCCGCAAACCGGCATTTCCCTGGAGGCACTGGAACTAGCCGCCCAGAGCTATAACGACATTAAGGCGGTGGTGGTGGTCCCCAATCTGCAAAACCCGCTGGGCAGCGTCATGCCCGATCGCCATAAGGAGGACCTGGTCCATTGGTGCGAAGCGCAACGCATCCCCTTGATCGAGGACGACACCTATTCCGCCCTGGGCGATGCCGATACCCCCTTGTCCGCCCTCAAGGCCTGGGATCGTACCGGCAACGTTATCCATTGCGCTTCGCTGCACAAGACCTTGGCGCCCGGCATGCGGCTGGGGTGGATCAGCGCCGGCAAGTGGCATGCGCGGGTGGAGATGCTCAAGTATGCGCAATCGCGCTCCAATGAATCCCTGCCGCAAATCGCCGTGGCCGAGTTCATGGCTTCCGGTGCCTACGAACGCCATTTGCGTCGGCTCCGCACCTCCCTGCGCCGGCAACGCGAGCAGGTCTCGGCCGCCATTGCCAGCTATTTCCCTGCCGGCACCCGCCTGAGCCAACCCCCTGGCGGGCTGGCATTGTGGGTGGAAATGCCGGGCAAGCGTTCATCCGAATCCTTGTTCCATGCCGCGCTGCAAGCGGGCATTCGCATCGCGCCCGGCCTGATGTTTTCCAACTCCAAGCGTTTCGATCACTACCTGCGCATCAGCTGCGGCTCGCTCTACTCGCGCGAACTGGAGCAGGGCATTCGCAAGCTGGCCGGCCTGGTCGAAGCGCTGCCGCACACCGATTAG